The Terriglobales bacterium genome has a segment encoding these proteins:
- a CDS encoding DapH/DapD/GlmU-related protein: GSDCRIRSYSVISDCEIESGVTIRPGCVLDQSRVRRGAVLGPYSHLRPGTDVGAGAHVGNFVETKKARLGRGSKANHLTYLGDAEIGAGVNVGAGTITCNYDGARKHVTVIEDRAFIGSDTTLVAPVRVGRGAYVGAGSSITENVPAGALAIARGRQVNKPGWVRRNKGQSAKKKARH; the protein is encoded by the coding sequence CGGCAGCGACTGCCGCATCCGCTCCTACAGCGTGATCAGTGATTGCGAGATCGAGAGCGGCGTCACCATTCGTCCCGGCTGCGTTCTCGACCAGTCACGAGTGCGCCGCGGCGCCGTTCTCGGCCCCTATTCCCACCTGCGCCCGGGAACCGACGTGGGCGCGGGCGCGCACGTGGGCAACTTCGTCGAAACCAAGAAGGCGCGCCTAGGCCGCGGCTCCAAGGCCAACCACCTCACCTACCTGGGCGATGCCGAGATCGGCGCCGGCGTCAACGTCGGAGCCGGGACCATCACTTGCAACTACGACGGGGCGCGCAAGCACGTCACTGTGATCGAGGACCGCGCCTTCATCGGCAGCGACACCACGCTGGTCGCGCCCGTGCGCGTAGGACGCGGCGCCTACGTCGGCGCCGGCTCTTCCATCACGGAGAATGTCCCCGCCGGCGCGCTGGCCATCGCCCGCGGCCGCCAGGTCAACAAGCCAGGCTGGGTACGGCGAAACAAGGGGCAGTCGGCCAAGAAAAAAGCCCGCCACTAG